A section of the Streptomyces sp. NBC_01591 genome encodes:
- a CDS encoding IclR family transcriptional regulator — protein MAKNIQSLERAAAMLRLLAGGERRLGLSDIASSLGLAKGTAHGILRTLQHEGFVEQDAASGRYQLGAELLRLGNSYLDVHELRARALVWTDDLARSSGESTHLGVLHQQGVLIVHHVFRPDDSRQVLEVGAMQPLHSTALGKVLSAYDPVAHTEAMEAERQPFTPRTVTDPEEFEAMLDLIRARGWAADVEETWEGVAAVAAPIHDRRRMPVGAVAVTGAVERVCADGDLRPELIAAVRDCARAVSRDLGAGRF, from the coding sequence ATGGCCAAGAACATCCAGTCGCTGGAGCGGGCGGCGGCGATGCTGCGCCTGCTGGCAGGCGGCGAGCGTCGGCTGGGGCTGTCCGACATCGCCTCGTCACTGGGCCTGGCCAAGGGCACCGCACACGGCATCCTGCGCACGCTCCAGCACGAGGGCTTCGTCGAGCAGGACGCGGCGTCCGGCCGCTATCAGCTGGGCGCCGAGCTGCTGCGTCTGGGCAACAGCTATCTGGACGTCCATGAGCTGCGGGCCCGCGCGCTGGTCTGGACGGACGACCTGGCCCGCTCCAGCGGCGAGAGCACCCATCTGGGCGTACTGCACCAGCAGGGCGTCCTCATCGTCCACCACGTCTTCCGCCCCGACGACAGCCGGCAGGTCCTGGAGGTCGGGGCCATGCAGCCGCTGCACTCCACGGCCCTGGGCAAGGTGCTCTCGGCATACGACCCGGTGGCGCACACCGAGGCCATGGAGGCCGAGCGGCAGCCCTTCACGCCGCGCACGGTCACCGATCCGGAGGAGTTCGAGGCGATGCTCGACCTGATCCGGGCGCGCGGCTGGGCGGCCGACGTGGAGGAGACCTGGGAGGGCGTGGCCGCGGTGGCCGCCCCGATCCACGACCGGCGGCGGATGCCGGTCGGCGCGGTGGCCGTGACCGGCGCCGTGGAGCGGGTCTGCGCGGACGGGGACCTGCGCCCCGAGCTGATCGCCGCAGTGCGCGACTGCGCCCGTGCGGTCTCCAGGGACCTGGGCGCCGGGCGCTTCTGA
- a CDS encoding MIP/aquaporin family protein, translating to MSSSDIFIGETIGTAVLILLGGGVCAAVTLKRSKAQNAGWPAITFGWGFAVLTGAYLAGGVSGAHLNPAVTIGLAIEGGTEWSDVPLYLGSQLFGAMIGAVLVWLTYYGQFRAHLTDPEILSAHTGEEGMVDKAAAPKAGPVLGIFSTGPEIRHAVQNLVTEIIATVVLVLAILTQGLNNEGNGLGTLGAMVTALVVVGIGLSLGGPTGYAINPVRDLGPRIVHALLPLPNKGGSDWGYAWIPVAGPLIGGAIAGGLYNVAFA from the coding sequence GTGTCCAGCTCCGACATCTTCATCGGCGAGACCATAGGTACCGCCGTTCTCATCCTGCTCGGCGGCGGTGTCTGTGCCGCTGTCACGCTCAAGCGCTCCAAGGCGCAGAACGCCGGCTGGCCGGCCATCACCTTCGGGTGGGGTTTCGCCGTGCTGACCGGCGCGTATCTGGCCGGCGGCGTTTCCGGCGCGCACCTCAACCCGGCGGTCACGATCGGCCTCGCGATCGAGGGCGGCACCGAGTGGAGCGACGTACCGCTGTACCTCGGCTCCCAGCTGTTCGGCGCGATGATCGGCGCGGTGCTGGTCTGGCTCACGTACTACGGGCAGTTCCGGGCGCATCTGACCGATCCGGAGATCCTGAGCGCCCACACGGGTGAGGAAGGCATGGTCGACAAGGCCGCCGCCCCGAAGGCGGGCCCGGTCCTGGGCATCTTCTCCACCGGCCCCGAGATCCGCCACGCCGTGCAGAACCTGGTCACGGAGATCATCGCCACCGTCGTGCTCGTCCTGGCGATCCTCACCCAGGGCCTGAACAACGAGGGCAACGGTCTGGGCACGCTCGGCGCGATGGTCACCGCCCTGGTGGTCGTCGGTATCGGTCTCTCGCTCGGCGGCCCGACGGGCTACGCGATCAACCCGGTTCGCGACCTCGGTCCGCGTATCGTGCACGCGCTGCTGCCGTTGCCGAACAAGGGCGGTTCCGACTGGGGCTACGCGTGGATCCCGGTCGCCGGACCGCTCATCGGCGGCGCGATCGCGGGCGGGCTCTACAACGTCGCCTTCGCCTGA
- the glpK gene encoding glycerol kinase GlpK, producing MTDAHTTGPFIAAIDQGTTSSRCIVFDKDGRIVSVDQKEHEQIFPKPGWVEHNATEIWENVQEVVAGAIVKAGITAADVKAIGITNQRETTLLWDKNTGEPVHNALVWQDTRTDALCKELGRNVGQDRFRRETGLPLASYFAGPKVRWLLDNVEGLRERAERGDILFGTMDSWVIWNLTGGTDGGVHVTDVTNASRTLLMNLHEMQWDERILQSMEIPAAVLPEIRSSAEVYGNAKGGVLDGVPVASALGDQQAALFGQTCFSEGEAKSTYGTGTFMLMNTGETPVNSYNGLLTTVGYRIGDRKPVYALEGSIAVTGSLVQWMRDQMGLIKSAAEIETLASSVEDNGGAYFVPAFSGLFAPYWRSDARGIIAGLTRYVTKAHIARAVLEATAWQTREITDAMTKDSGVELTALKVDGGMTSNNLLMQTLADFLDAPVVRPMVAETTCLGAAYAAGLAVGFWPDTDALRANWRRAAEWTPRMDADTRDREYKSWLKAVERSMGWLDENTAEE from the coding sequence GTGACCGACGCACACACCACCGGCCCGTTCATCGCGGCCATCGACCAGGGCACCACCTCCAGCCGCTGCATCGTCTTCGACAAGGACGGCCGGATCGTCTCCGTCGACCAGAAGGAGCACGAGCAGATCTTCCCGAAGCCGGGCTGGGTCGAGCACAACGCGACCGAGATCTGGGAGAACGTCCAGGAGGTCGTGGCCGGCGCCATCGTCAAGGCGGGCATCACGGCCGCCGACGTGAAGGCGATCGGCATCACCAACCAGCGCGAGACCACGCTGCTCTGGGACAAGAACACCGGTGAGCCCGTCCACAACGCCCTCGTCTGGCAGGACACCCGGACGGACGCGCTCTGCAAGGAGCTCGGCCGCAACGTCGGCCAGGACCGCTTCCGCCGCGAGACCGGGCTGCCGCTCGCCTCGTACTTCGCCGGCCCCAAGGTCCGCTGGCTGCTCGACAACGTCGAGGGGCTGCGCGAGCGCGCCGAGCGCGGCGACATCCTCTTCGGCACCATGGACTCCTGGGTCATCTGGAACCTGACCGGCGGCACCGACGGCGGCGTCCACGTCACCGACGTCACCAACGCCTCGCGCACGCTGCTGATGAACCTGCACGAGATGCAGTGGGACGAGCGGATCCTCCAGTCGATGGAGATCCCGGCCGCGGTGCTCCCCGAGATCCGTTCCTCCGCCGAGGTGTACGGCAACGCCAAGGGCGGCGTGCTCGACGGGGTCCCGGTGGCGTCCGCGCTCGGCGACCAGCAGGCGGCCCTCTTCGGCCAGACCTGCTTCTCCGAGGGCGAGGCCAAGTCCACGTACGGCACCGGCACCTTCATGCTGATGAACACCGGTGAGACGCCCGTCAACTCGTACAACGGACTGCTGACGACCGTCGGGTACCGGATCGGCGATCGGAAGCCGGTCTACGCCCTGGAGGGCTCCATCGCCGTCACCGGTTCGCTGGTGCAGTGGATGCGCGACCAGATGGGCCTGATCAAGTCCGCGGCCGAGATCGAGACCCTGGCCTCGTCGGTCGAGGACAACGGCGGCGCGTACTTCGTGCCCGCGTTCTCGGGTCTGTTCGCCCCGTACTGGCGCTCCGACGCCCGCGGCATCATCGCCGGTCTGACCAGGTACGTCACCAAGGCGCACATCGCCCGTGCCGTCCTGGAGGCCACCGCCTGGCAGACCCGCGAGATCACCGACGCCATGACGAAGGACTCCGGTGTCGAGCTCACCGCCCTGAAGGTCGACGGCGGTATGACTTCCAACAACCTGCTGATGCAGACGCTCGCCGACTTCCTGGACGCACCCGTGGTGCGGCCGATGGTCGCCGAGACGACCTGCCTCGGCGCCGCCTACGCCGCCGGTCTCGCCGTCGGCTTCTGGCCGGACACCGACGCGCTGCGCGCCAACTGGCGCCGGGCCGCCGAGTGGACCCCCCGCATGGACGCGGACACCCGCGACCGCGAGTACAAGAGCTGGCTCAAGGCCGTGGAACGCTCCATGGGCTGGCTCGACGAGAACACTGCCGAGGAGTAA
- a CDS encoding glycerol-3-phosphate dehydrogenase/oxidase produces MTTLQSVPALGTHPASGSLPSRAETREQLSKAAYDLLVIGGGILGISTAWHAAQSGLRVALVDAGDFAGATSSASSKLLHGGLRYLQTGAVKLVAENHFERRAVSRQVAPHLANPLTFYLPVYKGGPHGAAKLGAGVFAYSALSAFGDGVGHVISPAKAQRDVPELRTDNLKAVAVYGDDQMNDARMALMTVRAAVDAGAVVLNHAAVTGLRFTKGRVTGAELQDRLDGTEFGVNARLVLNATGPWVDHLRRMENPDAAPSIRLSKGAHLVLKRTRPWKAALATPIDKYRITFALPWEDMLLLGTTDEEYEGDPADVAVNEKDTAQILDEAAFSIRDQQLSRDLITYSFAGLRVLPGGPGDTSKAKRETVVTEGRGGMLSIAGGKWTTFRHIGRTVMNKLAALPGHPLAEDMEPISHLPKKLPLPGIANPNAVAHRLLVDGGTPGPRMAADTARHLATHYGSLSFDIARMANENPALAERIHPDAPEIWAQVAYARDHEWAETADDVLRRRTTLTIRGLATDEIRAGVDSMLGDRG; encoded by the coding sequence ATGACCACCCTGCAGAGCGTCCCGGCCCTCGGGACCCACCCGGCCTCCGGCTCCCTCCCGAGCCGTGCCGAAACCCGGGAGCAGCTGTCCAAGGCGGCGTACGACCTCCTGGTGATCGGTGGCGGCATCCTGGGCATCTCCACCGCCTGGCACGCCGCGCAGTCCGGGCTGCGGGTGGCCCTGGTGGACGCCGGCGACTTCGCCGGCGCCACCTCCTCCGCCTCGTCCAAGCTGCTCCACGGCGGTCTGCGCTACCTGCAGACCGGCGCGGTGAAGCTGGTCGCGGAGAACCACTTCGAGCGCCGTGCGGTGTCCCGTCAGGTGGCCCCGCACCTCGCCAATCCGCTCACCTTCTACCTGCCGGTCTACAAGGGCGGACCGCACGGCGCGGCCAAGCTCGGCGCGGGTGTGTTCGCGTACTCGGCGCTCTCCGCGTTCGGTGACGGGGTCGGGCATGTGATCAGCCCGGCGAAGGCGCAGCGCGACGTGCCCGAGCTGCGTACGGACAACCTGAAGGCTGTCGCGGTCTACGGCGACGACCAGATGAACGATGCCCGGATGGCGCTGATGACCGTCCGCGCGGCCGTCGACGCGGGTGCGGTCGTCCTCAACCACGCGGCGGTGACCGGGCTGCGGTTCACCAAGGGCCGGGTGACCGGTGCCGAGCTCCAGGACCGCCTGGACGGTACGGAGTTCGGCGTCAACGCCCGTCTCGTGCTGAACGCCACCGGACCGTGGGTCGACCACCTGCGCAGGATGGAGAACCCGGACGCGGCACCTTCCATACGCCTGTCCAAGGGCGCGCACCTCGTGCTGAAGCGCACCCGCCCGTGGAAGGCCGCGCTGGCCACCCCGATCGACAAGTACCGCATCACGTTCGCCCTGCCGTGGGAGGACATGCTGCTGCTCGGCACGACGGACGAGGAGTACGAGGGCGATCCCGCGGACGTCGCGGTCAACGAGAAGGACACCGCGCAGATCCTCGACGAGGCGGCGTTCTCCATCAGGGACCAGCAGTTGTCGCGCGATCTGATCACCTACTCCTTCGCCGGTCTGCGGGTGCTGCCCGGCGGCCCCGGCGACACGTCCAAGGCCAAGCGCGAGACGGTCGTGACGGAGGGCCGCGGCGGGATGCTGTCGATCGCGGGCGGCAAGTGGACGACGTTCCGTCACATCGGCCGTACGGTGATGAACAAGCTGGCCGCACTCCCCGGGCACCCGCTCGCGGAGGACATGGAGCCGATCTCGCACCTGCCGAAGAAGCTCCCGCTGCCCGGTATCGCCAACCCGAACGCGGTGGCGCACCGGCTGCTGGTCGACGGCGGCACGCCCGGCCCCCGGATGGCGGCCGACACCGCCCGGCACCTCGCCACGCACTACGGCTCGCTCTCCTTCGACATCGCCCGGATGGCGAACGAGAACCCGGCGCTGGCCGAGCGCATCCACCCGGACGCGCCGGAGATCTGGGCGCAGGTCGCCTACGCCCGTGACCACGAGTGGGCCGAGACGGCGGACGACGTGCTGCGCCGCCGGACGACGCTGACGATCCGGGGCCTGGCGACGGACGAGATCCGGGCCGGCGTCGATTCCATGCTCGGCGACCGGGGCTGA
- a CDS encoding LLM class flavin-dependent oxidoreductase: MKFSVLSLIGHAPHPLNHRFPSPAERFEEVIGTGVVAERLGFDAYAIGERHAGPFLSSSPSVVLGALAARTSTIRLLTGVTVVAILDPVRVAEDFATLDQISGGRIELVVGKGAEAGHFDLFGLDEERQWDLQKEKYELLRRLWSEEGVDWEGEFRPALKNATTLPRPYAGPPRVWHGSATSLESPELAARHGDPLFTANAVQPRAAYARLIDHYRERFEAYGHDPARAHVAAGSGGLLIADSSQQAVERYKELYEAKVAQSFRPHLEGKAGYNTPFRTIEEAIADGPQLIGSPQQIIDKILGWHEVYGHDLQSVTVDGFGLSAGEQTETLQRFAEEIAPVVRREAPSALWD; this comes from the coding sequence ATGAAGTTCTCCGTGCTCTCCCTCATCGGCCACGCCCCGCACCCGCTGAACCATCGATTCCCCTCCCCCGCCGAACGGTTCGAGGAAGTGATCGGGACCGGCGTCGTCGCAGAACGGCTGGGTTTCGACGCGTACGCGATCGGTGAACGGCACGCAGGTCCGTTCCTCTCGTCCAGCCCGAGCGTGGTGCTCGGCGCGCTGGCGGCCCGTACCTCCACGATCCGGCTGCTGACCGGCGTCACGGTCGTCGCCATCCTCGATCCGGTGCGGGTGGCCGAGGACTTCGCGACGCTCGACCAGATCTCCGGGGGTCGGATCGAGCTGGTCGTCGGGAAGGGGGCGGAGGCCGGTCACTTCGACCTCTTCGGGCTCGACGAGGAGCGGCAGTGGGACCTCCAGAAGGAGAAGTACGAACTGCTGCGGCGGCTCTGGAGCGAGGAGGGCGTCGACTGGGAGGGCGAGTTCCGGCCCGCACTGAAGAACGCCACGACCCTGCCGCGCCCGTACGCGGGGCCGCCGCGCGTCTGGCACGGATCGGCGACCAGCCTCGAATCCCCCGAACTTGCGGCGCGCCACGGCGATCCGCTGTTCACCGCCAATGCCGTCCAGCCCCGTGCGGCGTACGCCCGGCTGATCGACCACTACCGGGAGCGCTTCGAGGCGTACGGCCACGATCCGGCCCGCGCGCATGTGGCCGCGGGCTCGGGCGGGCTGCTGATCGCCGACAGTTCGCAGCAGGCCGTGGAGCGCTACAAGGAGCTGTACGAGGCGAAGGTGGCGCAGTCCTTCCGGCCGCACCTGGAGGGGAAGGCCGGGTACAACACACCGTTCCGGACGATCGAGGAGGCCATCGCGGACGGGCCCCAGCTGATCGGCAGCCCGCAGCAGATCATCGACAAGATCCTCGGCTGGCACGAGGTGTACGGGCACGACCTCCAGTCGGTCACCGTGGACGGCTTCGGGCTGAGCGCCGGCGAGCAGACCGAGACGCTCCAGCGGTTCGCGGAGGAGATCGCTCCGGTGGTGCGGCGCGAGGCACCGTCCGCGCTCTGGGACTGA
- a CDS encoding FadR/GntR family transcriptional regulator: MAVTDEAIEKIKGMIVSGALRPGDRLPKESELAAELGLSRNSLREAVRALSLIRILDVRQGDGTYVTSLDPQLLLEALSFVVDFHRDDTVLEFLAVRRILEPAATAMAATRISEAQLDILSSQLDALGAQPSVEELVACDLEFHRGIVQSSGNSVLCSLLDGLSGPTTRARVWRGLTQEDAVSRTLHEHRAIVSALRDRDAEAARAWATVHVASVEQWLRSSL, encoded by the coding sequence ATGGCTGTCACCGACGAGGCGATCGAGAAGATCAAGGGAATGATCGTCTCGGGTGCGCTGCGCCCCGGCGACCGGCTCCCCAAGGAGAGCGAACTCGCGGCGGAGCTCGGGCTCTCCCGCAACTCGCTCCGGGAGGCGGTGCGGGCCCTTTCGCTGATCCGCATTCTCGATGTGCGCCAGGGCGACGGCACGTATGTGACCAGCCTCGATCCGCAGTTGCTCCTGGAGGCGCTGAGCTTCGTGGTGGACTTCCACCGCGACGACACGGTGCTGGAGTTCCTCGCGGTCCGCAGGATCCTGGAACCTGCGGCGACGGCGATGGCGGCCACCCGGATCAGCGAGGCCCAACTGGACATACTCAGCTCGCAGTTGGACGCGCTGGGGGCACAGCCCTCGGTGGAGGAGCTGGTCGCCTGCGACCTGGAGTTCCACCGCGGCATCGTGCAGTCGTCCGGGAACTCGGTGCTCTGCTCGCTGCTCGACGGGCTGTCGGGGCCGACGACCCGGGCGCGGGTCTGGCGCGGTCTGACGCAGGAGGACGCGGTCAGCCGCACGCTCCATGAGCACCGGGCGATCGTCTCGGCGCTGCGGGACCGGGACGCGGAGGCTGCGCGGGCCTGGGCGACGGTGCATGTGGCGAGTGTGGAGCAGTGGTTGCGGTCGTCGCTGTGA
- a CDS encoding ABC transporter permease — MTGTVRPLAADGIDSGTKGSPTGERPLDRLKLIRWSDFSLVPVILVLMVIGFIVSPVFLTSENLISVVQQSSELSLLVLGQALILICGRMDLSLESTIGIAPVVAMWLVLPTEGGRFAGLGLLPTWSAIPLCLLVGLAIGAVNGFLMLKLRVNGFIATLGMLTMLRGLHIGITEGKSITDVPESFRYLGKSEWLGAPAAVWICLALFAVGGAALAWLRHGRSLYAIGGNPEAARAAGIRVDRVTWIVLAVGGLLAAFAGILYTGHYGSVAATQGNGWIFQVFAAAVIGGISLKGGRGTLFGALTGVLTLQLVVNVMTLGGVPALWNQFLNGAIIIVALVISRFASGEKQD; from the coding sequence ATGACCGGCACGGTACGGCCCCTGGCGGCCGACGGCATCGACAGCGGGACGAAGGGCTCCCCGACCGGCGAGAGGCCGCTGGACCGGCTGAAGCTGATCAGGTGGAGCGACTTCTCCCTGGTACCGGTGATCCTGGTGCTGATGGTGATCGGGTTCATCGTCTCGCCGGTGTTCCTGACCTCCGAGAACCTGATCAGCGTCGTCCAGCAGTCCTCCGAACTGAGCCTGCTGGTGCTGGGCCAGGCGCTGATCCTGATCTGCGGGCGGATGGACCTGTCGCTGGAGTCGACGATCGGCATCGCGCCGGTCGTCGCGATGTGGCTGGTCCTGCCCACCGAGGGCGGCCGCTTCGCGGGCCTCGGGCTGCTGCCCACCTGGTCGGCGATCCCGCTCTGTCTGCTGGTGGGTCTGGCCATCGGCGCGGTCAACGGCTTCCTGATGCTGAAGCTGAGGGTCAACGGCTTCATCGCCACGCTCGGCATGCTCACCATGCTGCGCGGCCTCCACATCGGGATCACCGAGGGCAAGTCCATCACCGACGTCCCGGAGTCCTTCCGCTACCTCGGCAAGAGCGAGTGGCTCGGCGCACCGGCCGCCGTCTGGATCTGCCTCGCGCTGTTCGCCGTCGGCGGCGCCGCACTGGCCTGGCTGCGCCACGGACGCTCGCTGTACGCCATCGGCGGCAACCCGGAGGCGGCGCGCGCCGCGGGCATCCGGGTGGACCGGGTCACCTGGATCGTGCTGGCCGTCGGCGGGCTGCTGGCGGCCTTCGCGGGCATCCTCTACACCGGCCACTACGGATCGGTCGCGGCGACCCAGGGCAACGGCTGGATCTTCCAGGTGTTCGCCGCCGCGGTCATCGGCGGCATCAGCCTCAAGGGCGGCCGCGGCACCCTGTTCGGCGCGCTGACCGGTGTGCTGACGCTCCAGCTGGTGGTCAATGTGATGACCCTCGGCGGTGTCCCGGCACTGTGGAACCAGTTCCTCAACGGCGCGATCATCATCGTCGCCCTGGTCATCTCCCGCTTCGCGAGCGGCGAGAAGCAGGACTGA
- a CDS encoding sugar ABC transporter ATP-binding protein — protein sequence MDQAPPAVQAEGVVKRFGPTVALDGVRLTVQPGESHALVGRNGAGKSTLVSVLTGLHKADAGTVTFSGEPAPAFGDTAAWQSKIACVYQKSMVVPDLTVAENLFLNRFDDNARWISWGRLRRRAERLLAEYGVQVDPSTRARDLAVEQRQFVEIARALSFGARLIVLDEPTAQLDARGIGRLFDKLRELQSQGVAFLFISHHLQEVYELCTAVTVYRDARHVLTAPVAGIAKAELVAAMTGEQSAGATAWHAGGTGAAARDESAAPVLRTEGLNVPGQFEPLDLEVRPGEVLGLAGSAASGNTALGETLAGMRKAGGGTVRVHGRSVRSGSVPHALDAGIGYIPEDRHDQGLVLERSVAENATLTVTDQLGPWGTVLPSRTREFARTMIASLDIKTQGPEQPVSGLSGGNQQKVVVARALAREPSVLVAVRPTAGVDIKSKDSLLGVVRRVADEGNAAVIISDELDDLRVCDRVLALFHGRVVATFASGWNDGELVAAMEGVGERE from the coding sequence ATGGACCAGGCACCACCTGCCGTACAGGCGGAAGGCGTTGTCAAACGCTTCGGGCCCACCGTGGCGCTCGACGGGGTGAGGCTCACCGTGCAGCCCGGTGAGTCGCACGCCCTGGTCGGCCGCAACGGCGCGGGCAAGTCGACGCTGGTCAGCGTTCTGACCGGGCTCCACAAGGCGGACGCGGGCACGGTCACGTTCTCGGGGGAGCCCGCGCCGGCCTTCGGGGACACCGCGGCCTGGCAGTCGAAGATCGCCTGCGTCTACCAGAAATCCATGGTCGTCCCGGATCTGACCGTCGCGGAGAACCTCTTCCTCAACCGCTTCGACGACAACGCCCGCTGGATCAGCTGGGGCAGGCTCCGCAGGCGCGCCGAGCGGCTGCTGGCCGAGTACGGGGTCCAGGTCGACCCCAGCACCCGGGCGCGCGATCTCGCCGTCGAGCAGCGGCAGTTCGTCGAGATCGCCAGGGCGCTGTCCTTCGGCGCCCGGCTGATCGTCCTGGACGAGCCGACCGCCCAGCTCGACGCCCGGGGCATCGGGCGGCTCTTCGACAAGCTGCGGGAACTGCAGAGCCAGGGAGTGGCCTTCCTCTTCATCTCCCACCACCTCCAGGAGGTGTACGAACTGTGCACGGCGGTCACCGTCTACCGCGACGCCCGCCATGTGCTGACCGCCCCGGTCGCCGGCATCGCCAAGGCGGAGCTGGTGGCGGCGATGACCGGCGAGCAGTCCGCAGGTGCCACCGCCTGGCACGCGGGCGGTACCGGGGCCGCGGCGCGGGACGAGTCGGCCGCCCCCGTACTGCGTACCGAAGGGCTCAACGTCCCGGGCCAGTTCGAACCACTGGACCTGGAGGTCCGCCCCGGCGAGGTGCTCGGCCTCGCCGGCTCCGCGGCCAGCGGCAACACGGCCCTGGGGGAGACCCTGGCCGGCATGCGGAAGGCGGGCGGCGGCACGGTCCGCGTACACGGCAGGTCCGTGCGCTCCGGCAGCGTGCCGCACGCGCTGGACGCCGGGATCGGCTACATCCCCGAGGACCGGCACGACCAGGGCCTCGTCCTGGAACGCAGCGTCGCCGAGAACGCCACGCTCACGGTCACCGACCAGCTCGGCCCGTGGGGGACCGTACTGCCCTCCCGTACCAGGGAGTTCGCGCGCACCATGATCGCCTCGCTGGACATCAAGACACAGGGGCCCGAGCAGCCCGTCTCCGGACTCTCCGGCGGCAACCAGCAGAAGGTGGTGGTGGCCAGGGCGCTGGCCCGTGAACCCAGCGTGCTGGTGGCGGTGCGGCCCACCGCGGGGGTGGACATCAAGTCCAAGGACTCCCTGCTCGGAGTCGTACGACGGGTCGCCGACGAGGGGAACGCCGCAGTGATCATCTCGGACGAGCTGGACGATCTGCGGGTCTGCGACCGGGTGCTCGCCCTGTTCCACGGACGCGTGGTCGCGACATTCGCAAGCGGGTGGAACGACGGGGAGCTCGTCGCCGCCATGGAAGGTGTGGGGGAAAGGGAATGA
- a CDS encoding sugar ABC transporter substrate-binding protein: MRVRTTSAAACAVLLAVTALAGCNRESTADGAGGGKVGIDLPRSDSDFWNSYQNYVEKGVEAGEVEALPLTNSQNDIGKLVANVQTFTDQGAKAVVMAPQDTGAIAESLNTLNEKKIPVVSVDTRPDKGNIYMVVRADNKAYGTNACKYLGEQLGGKGKVVEFQGDLSSINGRDRSEAFKACMDKDFPGIKVFELATDWKGDVASAKLQATLAANPDINGIYMQAGGVFLQPTLALLEQKKLLKPAGTPGHITIISNDGIPEEFDAIKAGKIDATISQPADLYAKYALYYAKAALDGKTFKEGPTDHDSNIIKIPNGFEDQLPAPLVTKDNVDDPKLWANQLEKKS; encoded by the coding sequence ATGAGAGTGCGTACGACGAGTGCGGCAGCCTGCGCCGTACTGCTGGCCGTCACTGCCCTCGCGGGCTGCAACCGCGAGTCCACCGCGGACGGCGCGGGCGGCGGGAAGGTCGGTATCGACCTGCCGCGCAGCGACAGCGACTTCTGGAACTCGTACCAGAACTACGTGGAGAAGGGCGTCGAGGCGGGCGAGGTCGAGGCGCTGCCGCTGACCAACTCGCAGAACGACATCGGCAAGCTGGTCGCCAACGTCCAGACCTTCACCGACCAGGGCGCCAAGGCCGTGGTGATGGCGCCGCAGGACACCGGCGCGATCGCGGAGTCGCTCAACACGCTGAACGAGAAGAAGATCCCGGTCGTCAGCGTCGACACCCGCCCCGACAAGGGCAACATCTACATGGTGGTGCGCGCCGACAACAAGGCGTACGGGACCAACGCCTGCAAGTACCTCGGCGAGCAGCTGGGGGGCAAGGGCAAGGTCGTCGAATTCCAGGGCGACCTCTCCTCGATCAACGGCCGCGACCGGTCCGAGGCGTTCAAGGCCTGCATGGACAAGGACTTCCCCGGCATCAAGGTCTTCGAGCTGGCCACCGACTGGAAGGGCGACGTCGCCTCCGCCAAGCTCCAGGCCACCCTGGCCGCCAACCCCGACATCAACGGCATCTACATGCAGGCCGGCGGTGTCTTCCTGCAGCCCACCCTCGCACTCCTGGAGCAGAAGAAGCTGCTGAAGCCGGCCGGTACGCCGGGGCACATCACGATCATCTCCAACGACGGCATCCCGGAGGAGTTCGACGCCATCAAGGCCGGGAAGATCGATGCGACGATCTCCCAGCCCGCCGACCTGTACGCGAAGTACGCGCTCTACTACGCCAAGGCGGCCCTGGACGGAAAGACCTTCAAGGAAGGCCCCACCGACCACGACTCCAACATCATCAAGATCCCGAACGGCTTCGAGGACCAGCTCCCCGCGCCGCTGGTGACCAAGGACAACGTCGACGACCCGAAGCTGTGGGCCAACCAGCTGGAGAAGAAGAGCTAG